Below is a window of Georgenia soli DNA.
CCAGGTGGTCACCATCGGCGCCGCGACGCTGCTCATCGTGCGCAGCGGGATCGGACTGGTCAACGCGGCGTCGGCGGCCGTCGCCGCCCTCTCCCAGGCTCGCGCACGCGCGATCGTCTCGACCGGGTCGGCCGGGGGCCTCGCCCGCGGTGTGGAGGTGGGGGACGTCGTCGTCGGCGACCGCTACACCTACGCGGGTGCCGACGCGACGGCGTTCGACTACGTCCGCGGGCAGGTGCCGGGCATGCCCGTCGCCTACGACGCCGGCCCTGACCTGCTCGCCGCCGCCTCCCGCGCGCAGCTGCCGCTCGGCACGCTGCGCGTCGGGCAGATGGTCTCCGACGACTCCTTCGTCACCGACGTCAACGTCGCCGAGGTGCGCGCCCACTTCCCGGACGCGCTGAGCACCGACATGGAGACCACCGCCCTGGCGCAGGTGGCCCACTCCTACTCGCTGCCGTTCCTCTCGGTGCGCGGCATCTCGGACCTGTGCGGGCCCGAGGCGGACCAGGACTTCCACCTCGGCGTCGACGAGGCGGCCGAGCGGGCCGCCGTCGTCGTCCTGGCGGCGCTCGGGGCCTAGTGCGATGGGCGCGCCGGTGCGAGACCTGCGGCGCGGCGCGGCGCACCCATGGGTCCGCCTCCTCGTCGCGCCCGAGCTGCGCGCCTTCCTCCCACCGCGTTCCCGGGACGACGGCGGGCTCGACGTGCCGCTCGACCCGGGCACCCCGCTGACCCACCTCGTCCCCGCCGCGGGCGTCCCGCTGACCGAGGTCGGGGCACTGCGGGTGGTCGACGGCGGCGTGGACGGCGGAGCGGTCGACGGCGCGGCGCCCAGCGGAAGACCGGTCGGCGCGGCCCCTGAGGGCGCTGAGGTGCCTCCGGTGCATCGCCCCTCCCCGGGAGAGGTGGTGGAG
It encodes the following:
- the mtnN gene encoding 5'-methylthioadenosine/S-adenosylhomocysteine nucleosidase — encoded protein: MTEGHNPTGDPGAEATAPGHGPRVDAVVVGAMDEEIRPYSRRATQAGPVVQRGNARGQVVTIGAATLLIVRSGIGLVNAASAAVAALSQARARAIVSTGSAGGLARGVEVGDVVVGDRYTYAGADATAFDYVRGQVPGMPVAYDAGPDLLAAASRAQLPLGTLRVGQMVSDDSFVTDVNVAEVRAHFPDALSTDMETTALAQVAHSYSLPFLSVRGISDLCGPEADQDFHLGVDEAAERAAVVVLAALGA